The DNA region GCCTCCGGTCCAAGCTGCGTATTTCCCCCTGGTTCGCCGAGCGTATCCGGTCATGCAGGTAGGGGAGTATGACCCGCTCTTTCATGGCCATCCAGTTCCTGGGCAGGATATTCGGCGGGGTTAGGAAGGTTTCAGGGGGCATACGCCCCAGGAGGCTGGGGTAGAACTGGGGGAAGATCCGCTCCGTCACTGTGCGGAGGGCGGAAAACCCGTTGGCTATGCCGAAGCGGGTCTCGTTGAGCCGGTTGTTTTTTCCTGCCTCCAGAAACAGCCGCTGGGTCTCTTCTTTAAAAAACCATTCAGTAAAGGCTTCGGCGGCTTTTTTCGCCCGGCTGTTCCGGAAAATGCCATAGTACACCATGTCCTCTGATAGGGGGATGGTATCCTTCCCGGCGATCCAGCGGAAATCCAGGCTTGCCCTTCGCTCCTGGGGGAGGGTGAAAAATTCTGAACTACCCATGTGGAAGAACAGGATACGCCCGGACTGGGCAAGTTTTGCCGGGGGATCGTAAAAATATTTGAACGAAAAATCATCTTCCGCCTGTATGCTGGTATTGGCCTCCTGTATCCAGTCCTGGATAAAAGACAGGGACCCCTCCAGGGCCCGGCTGTCCCATTCCAGGGGGGAGGCTTCCCGAAAGGAGGCGCCAAAGAGGACAGCGCTTACGAAAATAAAGTCATCATTCCAGGCGGGGGAAAAGCCCATCCGGGAATAGATGCCGTTGCTTTCGATATTGTAGGTTTTTCCGATTTCCCTGATTTCCTCCAGGGAAATTGTAAAGGGGTTGGACAGGAGTGTCCCCTTATCCCTGGAAAAGACAAGGGCGGGAATATTAAAAGCCACCGGGAGCAGGTACTGTTTTCCGTCGATATTCCCCAGGGCCAGCAGGGGAGGGTAGAATGATTCCCTTGAAATCTGGTTTTTCTTAAAAAAACTGTCCAGAGGTTGAAAAAGGTTCCTGGTGGCGGCACTTTTAAGCCAGCTTCCCACCACAATATCCGGGTAGGAGCCATCGTTATCCGTGAGCTTTTGGGCAGGGGACTCAAAATACCGGGTTTCGATCTTATAAATATCCTGGTTGGCATTAAAATATTCGGCATATAGGGCAAATTCCGGCTTATCGGTCCATAAAACAGCCGTATTGGAGCTCTGTAATGCGCAGGAATCCAACAGATGCAGGATCAGGGTTGTGAACAAAAAGGCCGTTAATGGCGAGTGCTTGTTTTTTCTCATCATAGGAAGTATATTGATATATAATGCAAATTCAAGAACCCCGAATAATAAGGCTCATAGAACAAATCAGCGAGCATTACCGCTCAAATATTGCCAACCGTTTTATCCGGCCGGCTCTATTGCAATTACCCATAGAGAATCAGGAATGGAGCTTGATCGAGGTTTTTATGGAACGGGGGGATCAATTCCGCTTCCAGGGCTATGAATTGGATGAACTCTACCATCAGCTCGCCGCTGCCGCCAACCTGGTTTCCCTGGCCCGGACCAGCCTAGCCCCGGGCTTTCGGAACCGCCAGGGGATAGACTCTGTTAAAGGTTCCGATAAGGTGCTGCGGGATATGGCTTTGAATAACTTTTCTTCCAACCTCCGGGTCCTGGCGGATCTGCTGAACGAACTCTTTGTGCTCCTGGTAGAAGCGGATAAAGTTGCAGCCCGGGGCCGCAAACCCCTCTATGCCCAGATGCCGGAATTGAACGATTTAGGGCGGAAGCTCATTGGATAACCCGCCTTTGGAAAACGGTTTTCCCGGGACTTGCGAATAAAATGGAAAAAAAATCAGCCTTTGTTGCGGTGGTGGGCCGTCCTTCAGTGGGAAAGTCAAGCTTAGTAAACCTGTTCTGCGGCCAAAAGGTAGCAATAGTAAGCGCGGTTCCCCAGACCACCAGAAACGCTATCAGGGGTATTGTGAACCGGCCCCAGGGCCAGTTGGTTTTTGTGGACACCCCGGGCCGCCATGCCTCGGAACGGAAACTCAATAAAAAACTTATGGAGGT from Treponema primitia ZAS-2 includes:
- a CDS encoding ABC transporter substrate-binding protein, with amino-acid sequence MMRKNKHSPLTAFLFTTLILHLLDSCALQSSNTAVLWTDKPEFALYAEYFNANQDIYKIETRYFESPAQKLTDNDGSYPDIVVGSWLKSAATRNLFQPLDSFFKKNQISRESFYPPLLALGNIDGKQYLLPVAFNIPALVFSRDKGTLLSNPFTISLEEIREIGKTYNIESNGIYSRMGFSPAWNDDFIFVSAVLFGASFREASPLEWDSRALEGSLSFIQDWIQEANTSIQAEDDFSFKYFYDPPAKLAQSGRILFFHMGSSEFFTLPQERRASLDFRWIAGKDTIPLSEDMVYYGIFRNSRAKKAAEAFTEWFFKEETQRLFLEAGKNNRLNETRFGIANGFSALRTVTERIFPQFYPSLLGRMPPETFLTPPNILPRNWMAMKERVILPYLHDRIRSANQGEIRSLDRRLTDWARLNRGL